One Pieris napi chromosome Z, ilPieNapi1.2, whole genome shotgun sequence DNA window includes the following coding sequences:
- the LOC125062386 gene encoding alpha-1,3-mannosyl-glycoprotein 4-beta-N-acetylglucosaminyltransferase A isoform X1, with protein MNVTFGPAKMAPGCGRGICCSLPRKRLLVCMLLLLAGTLCTIGIVSSGYSRIPHEFQVQTQIAEMQSHLKFLESLYRARQEDIINLEHKIGTTSINVSQRPTVNDNQNIINSDVTTLLNNSDTMLSLALHTQELASMKSVFVFQLLPYLMNDPASLRPAFHMQANRGFVKNVIGIPTVKRDKESYLMVTLTHLIDGLNDEDLEDTLIVVFVGDTDTEYVMNIAKEIKRRFPQHVESGLIEVLSPNAAYYPDFGSIPLTLGDSAKRVKWRTKQNLDTLYLMAYGQSRGTYYLMLEDDVKAKKSFMKDIKRFTASTSVSVPNWFLIEYCTVGGIGKLFKSADLVHFITYVQLFYYNMPIDWLLESYLADRVCPIDKTTKACGDSKLKIRPKYKESLFEHIGFYSSLKGKIQKVKDHEITGVIPNHFPHRNPPARDVKTDIEVHNEFHIISAYNGDTFFWGVTPKAGALIEFWFAKPTDVIGYTFRTGNGLHPTDILKDGVVEIYPHYQRQFITINAFDEFGLAEGAIKPEYGPLDAIRIRVTKTLTRWLVLSEIDLKTANKTVED; from the exons CCCGGATACCACACGAGTTTCAGGTTCAAACTCAAATAGCTGAAATGCAAAGCCATCTTAAATTTTTGGAATCATTATACAGGGCACGACAGGAGGATATCATTAATTTGGAG CACAAAATTGGAACCACTTCCATCAATGTTTCACAGCGTCCAACTGTTAATGATaaccaaaatataataaactcgGACGTTACAACTCTGCTTAACAACTCGG ACACAATGCTCTCGCTAGCATTGCACACCCAAGAACTAGCCTCGATGAAGTCTGTTTTTGTTTTCCAACTTCTGCCTTATCTGATGAATGATCCTGCAAGTCTACGTCCAGCCTTCCACATGCAGGCGAACCGCGGATTTGTTAAAAACGTCATAGGAATACCAACTGTAAAGCGAGATAAGGAGTCATACCTTATGGTCACCTTGACG CATTTAATCGACGGCTTAAATGACGAAGACTTAGAAGACACCTTGATTGTAGTCTTCGTGGGCGACACCGACACCGAATACGTCATGAATATTGCTAAGGAAATCAAGAGAAG ATTTCCGCAACACGTCGAAAGTGGGCTCATCGAGGTGCTGTCACCAAATGCCGCATATTACCCTGATTTTGGATCAATTCCGTTGACCCTTGGCGATTCGGCTAAGCGCGTCAAATGGAGGACAAAGCAAAATTTGGACACACTCTATCTCATGGCGTATGGCCAATCCCGTGGTACATATTATCTGATGCTTGAAGATGATGTTAAAGCGAAGAAATCGTTTATGAAG gATATAAAACGCTTTACGGCAAGTACATCTGTCTCGGTACCCAATTGGTTTTTGATAGAATACTGTACTGTTGGTGGTATTGGGAAACTATTTAAGTCTGCTGATCTCGTACATTTTATCACCTACGTGCAGctcttttattacaatatgcCCATTGATTGGCTACTTGAGAGCTACTTGGCTGATCGCGTGTGCCCTATTGACAAGACAACT AAAGCATGTGGGGATAGCAAACTTAAAATCCGCCCCAAGTACAAGGAGTCTCTCTTTGAACACATTGGCTTTTACTCTTCTCTGAAAGGAAAGATTCAAAAAGTCAAG GACCACGAAATCACCGGCGTTATACCTAACCACTTCCCACACCGGAATCCACCTGCTCGTGATGTGAAAACGGACATCGAAGTTCACAATGAGTTTCATATCATCAGTGCCTACAATGGAGATACATTCTTTTGGGGTGTTACTCCGAAGGCGGGAGCTTTAATCGAGTTCTGGTTTGCTAAACCAACAGACGTTATAGG atACACGTTCCGCACCGGCAACGGTCTGCATCCGACTGACATATTGAAGGACGGTGTAGTTGAAATCTACCCTCACTACCAACGACAGTTTATAACGATTAACGCTTTCGACGAATTCGGTCTTGCTGAGGGCGCGATTAAACCTGAATATGGCCCCCTCGACGCAATCCGTATCCGTGTTACCAAGACTTTGACTCGATGGCTGGTTCTTAGCGAG ATTGACCTCAAGACGGCTAACAAGACAGTTGAGGATTGA
- the LOC125062798 gene encoding probable cytochrome P450 303a1 — protein MWLTILVVIAIIVLILYLDTVKPPKFPPGPRWLPILGCAHEIQRIRDKCGYLYKCIQEVTNKYSDDGSVVGIKIGKDRIVLVNSLEANKEMLYNEDIDGRPKGIFYQTRTWGERKGVMLTDGELWKEQRRFLIKHLKEFGFCRKGMSEISFSEARHLVKDLSKAIGDKTSAELYMHNFFNTYILNTLWTMMAGLRYEPDDPRMVKLQDLLFDLFAAIDMVGCAFSHFPILSVIAPKASGYKDFVTTHERLWAFLRDEIATHKERFHPSNEDKDFMDVYIRVLSQPGDKPTYSEGQLVAMCMDMFMAGTETTAKSMSFCFSYLVRNQEVQKKAQEEIDQVVGRDRPPTSEDKLNMPYNEAIIHESVRHFMGRTFGVPHRAMQDTTLAGYRIPKDTMVVSNYTNILMDDKLYPDPYSFKPERFIRDGKVCLPDHYFPFGLAKHRCLGDALAKCNIFMFTTAVLQKFSLLPGPEGPPSLNHVDGATPSAAPFRALIVNRY, from the exons ATGTGGTTAACAATTTTAGTTGTCATCGCTATCATTGTTCTAATCCTCTACTTAGACACTGTCAAACCGCCCAAGTTTCCTCCTGGCCCAAGATGGCTACCAATACTTGGCTGCGCACATGAAATACAAAGGATCAGAGATAAATGTGGTTATCTTTACAAATGTATACAAGAAGTAACTAATAAATACTCAGATGATGGTTCCGTCGTAGGAATCAAAATTGGCAAAGACCGCATCGTGTTGGTAAACAGTCTTGAGGCAAATAAAGAAATGCTTTACAATGAAGATATCGATGGACGCCCAAAGGGGATATTCTATCAAACAAGAACATGGGGAGAGAGAAAAGGTGTTATGTTAACTGATGGTGAACTATGGAAAGAACAGAGGCGCTTCCTTATTAAACATTTGAAAGAGTTCGGTTTCTGCCGAAAGGGTATGTCTGAAATATCATTTTCTGAAGCCAGACATCTAGTAAAGGACCTGTCAAAAGCTATAGGAGACAAAACCTCCGCAGAGCTTTACATGCACAACTTTTTCAAcacgtatattttaaataccctATGGACAATGATGGCTGGTCTTCGTTATGAACCAGATGATCCGCGGATGGTGAAGCTTCAGGACCTCTTATTTGACTTGTTTGCTGCTATTGATATGGTTGGTTGTGCATTCAGTCATTTTCCTATACTGAGTGTGATAGCACCGAAGGCATCTGGATACAAAGACTTCGTAACAACACACGAGCGTCTGTGGGCATTCCTGCGAGATGAAATAGCAACTCATAAAGAACGATTCCATCCAAGTAACGAGGACAAAGACTTCATGGACGTCTACATAAGAGTGTTGAGTCAACCTGGTGATAAGCCTACATACTCAGAGGGGCAGTTAGTTGCAATGTGCATGGATATGTTCATGGCTGGGACTGAAACGACAGCGAAGAGTATGAGCTTTTGCTTCAGCTACTTGGTTAGAAatcaagaagtgcaaaaaaaGGCTCAGGAAGAAATAGATCAAGTTGTTGGTAGGGATCGACCTCCCACCTCAGAGGATAAGCTAAA CATGCCATATAATGAAGCTATCATCCACGAGAGTGTACGTCACTTCATGGGACGAACATTTGGCGTTCCTCATCGTGCTATGCAGGACACTACCTTGGCTGGTTACCGAATTCCAaag gacacaatGGTCGTGTCAAActacacaaatattttgatgGACGATAAGCTGTACCCTGATCCGTATTCCTTTAAACCGGAGAGATTTATCAGAGATGGCAAAGTCTGTCTACCTGATCACTACTTCCCGTTTGGACTAGCGAAGCACCGATGCCTAGGCGATGCTCTGGCGAAATGCAACATCTTCATGTTTACAACTGCTGTTCTGCAGAAATTTTCCCTTTTACCGGGACCGGAAGGACCTCCATCATTGAATCATGTTGATGGCGCAACGCCATCTGCTGCTCCTTTTAGGGCATTGATAGTCAATAggtattaa
- the LOC125062386 gene encoding alpha-1,3-mannosyl-glycoprotein 4-beta-N-acetylglucosaminyltransferase A isoform X2: MAPGCGRGICCSLPRKRLLVCMLLLLAGTLCTIGIVSSGYSRIPHEFQVQTQIAEMQSHLKFLESLYRARQEDIINLEHKIGTTSINVSQRPTVNDNQNIINSDVTTLLNNSDTMLSLALHTQELASMKSVFVFQLLPYLMNDPASLRPAFHMQANRGFVKNVIGIPTVKRDKESYLMVTLTHLIDGLNDEDLEDTLIVVFVGDTDTEYVMNIAKEIKRRFPQHVESGLIEVLSPNAAYYPDFGSIPLTLGDSAKRVKWRTKQNLDTLYLMAYGQSRGTYYLMLEDDVKAKKSFMKDIKRFTASTSVSVPNWFLIEYCTVGGIGKLFKSADLVHFITYVQLFYYNMPIDWLLESYLADRVCPIDKTTKACGDSKLKIRPKYKESLFEHIGFYSSLKGKIQKVKDHEITGVIPNHFPHRNPPARDVKTDIEVHNEFHIISAYNGDTFFWGVTPKAGALIEFWFAKPTDVIGYTFRTGNGLHPTDILKDGVVEIYPHYQRQFITINAFDEFGLAEGAIKPEYGPLDAIRIRVTKTLTRWLVLSEIDLKTANKTVED, translated from the exons CCCGGATACCACACGAGTTTCAGGTTCAAACTCAAATAGCTGAAATGCAAAGCCATCTTAAATTTTTGGAATCATTATACAGGGCACGACAGGAGGATATCATTAATTTGGAG CACAAAATTGGAACCACTTCCATCAATGTTTCACAGCGTCCAACTGTTAATGATaaccaaaatataataaactcgGACGTTACAACTCTGCTTAACAACTCGG ACACAATGCTCTCGCTAGCATTGCACACCCAAGAACTAGCCTCGATGAAGTCTGTTTTTGTTTTCCAACTTCTGCCTTATCTGATGAATGATCCTGCAAGTCTACGTCCAGCCTTCCACATGCAGGCGAACCGCGGATTTGTTAAAAACGTCATAGGAATACCAACTGTAAAGCGAGATAAGGAGTCATACCTTATGGTCACCTTGACG CATTTAATCGACGGCTTAAATGACGAAGACTTAGAAGACACCTTGATTGTAGTCTTCGTGGGCGACACCGACACCGAATACGTCATGAATATTGCTAAGGAAATCAAGAGAAG ATTTCCGCAACACGTCGAAAGTGGGCTCATCGAGGTGCTGTCACCAAATGCCGCATATTACCCTGATTTTGGATCAATTCCGTTGACCCTTGGCGATTCGGCTAAGCGCGTCAAATGGAGGACAAAGCAAAATTTGGACACACTCTATCTCATGGCGTATGGCCAATCCCGTGGTACATATTATCTGATGCTTGAAGATGATGTTAAAGCGAAGAAATCGTTTATGAAG gATATAAAACGCTTTACGGCAAGTACATCTGTCTCGGTACCCAATTGGTTTTTGATAGAATACTGTACTGTTGGTGGTATTGGGAAACTATTTAAGTCTGCTGATCTCGTACATTTTATCACCTACGTGCAGctcttttattacaatatgcCCATTGATTGGCTACTTGAGAGCTACTTGGCTGATCGCGTGTGCCCTATTGACAAGACAACT AAAGCATGTGGGGATAGCAAACTTAAAATCCGCCCCAAGTACAAGGAGTCTCTCTTTGAACACATTGGCTTTTACTCTTCTCTGAAAGGAAAGATTCAAAAAGTCAAG GACCACGAAATCACCGGCGTTATACCTAACCACTTCCCACACCGGAATCCACCTGCTCGTGATGTGAAAACGGACATCGAAGTTCACAATGAGTTTCATATCATCAGTGCCTACAATGGAGATACATTCTTTTGGGGTGTTACTCCGAAGGCGGGAGCTTTAATCGAGTTCTGGTTTGCTAAACCAACAGACGTTATAGG atACACGTTCCGCACCGGCAACGGTCTGCATCCGACTGACATATTGAAGGACGGTGTAGTTGAAATCTACCCTCACTACCAACGACAGTTTATAACGATTAACGCTTTCGACGAATTCGGTCTTGCTGAGGGCGCGATTAAACCTGAATATGGCCCCCTCGACGCAATCCGTATCCGTGTTACCAAGACTTTGACTCGATGGCTGGTTCTTAGCGAG ATTGACCTCAAGACGGCTAACAAGACAGTTGAGGATTGA
- the LOC125062386 gene encoding alpha-1,3-mannosyl-glycoprotein 4-beta-N-acetylglucosaminyltransferase A isoform X3, whose translation MNVTFGPAKMAPGCGRGICCSLPRKRLLVCMLLLLAGTLCTIGIVSSGYYTMLSLALHTQELASMKSVFVFQLLPYLMNDPASLRPAFHMQANRGFVKNVIGIPTVKRDKESYLMVTLTHLIDGLNDEDLEDTLIVVFVGDTDTEYVMNIAKEIKRRFPQHVESGLIEVLSPNAAYYPDFGSIPLTLGDSAKRVKWRTKQNLDTLYLMAYGQSRGTYYLMLEDDVKAKKSFMKDIKRFTASTSVSVPNWFLIEYCTVGGIGKLFKSADLVHFITYVQLFYYNMPIDWLLESYLADRVCPIDKTTKACGDSKLKIRPKYKESLFEHIGFYSSLKGKIQKVKDHEITGVIPNHFPHRNPPARDVKTDIEVHNEFHIISAYNGDTFFWGVTPKAGALIEFWFAKPTDVIGYTFRTGNGLHPTDILKDGVVEIYPHYQRQFITINAFDEFGLAEGAIKPEYGPLDAIRIRVTKTLTRWLVLSEIDLKTANKTVED comes from the exons ACACAATGCTCTCGCTAGCATTGCACACCCAAGAACTAGCCTCGATGAAGTCTGTTTTTGTTTTCCAACTTCTGCCTTATCTGATGAATGATCCTGCAAGTCTACGTCCAGCCTTCCACATGCAGGCGAACCGCGGATTTGTTAAAAACGTCATAGGAATACCAACTGTAAAGCGAGATAAGGAGTCATACCTTATGGTCACCTTGACG CATTTAATCGACGGCTTAAATGACGAAGACTTAGAAGACACCTTGATTGTAGTCTTCGTGGGCGACACCGACACCGAATACGTCATGAATATTGCTAAGGAAATCAAGAGAAG ATTTCCGCAACACGTCGAAAGTGGGCTCATCGAGGTGCTGTCACCAAATGCCGCATATTACCCTGATTTTGGATCAATTCCGTTGACCCTTGGCGATTCGGCTAAGCGCGTCAAATGGAGGACAAAGCAAAATTTGGACACACTCTATCTCATGGCGTATGGCCAATCCCGTGGTACATATTATCTGATGCTTGAAGATGATGTTAAAGCGAAGAAATCGTTTATGAAG gATATAAAACGCTTTACGGCAAGTACATCTGTCTCGGTACCCAATTGGTTTTTGATAGAATACTGTACTGTTGGTGGTATTGGGAAACTATTTAAGTCTGCTGATCTCGTACATTTTATCACCTACGTGCAGctcttttattacaatatgcCCATTGATTGGCTACTTGAGAGCTACTTGGCTGATCGCGTGTGCCCTATTGACAAGACAACT AAAGCATGTGGGGATAGCAAACTTAAAATCCGCCCCAAGTACAAGGAGTCTCTCTTTGAACACATTGGCTTTTACTCTTCTCTGAAAGGAAAGATTCAAAAAGTCAAG GACCACGAAATCACCGGCGTTATACCTAACCACTTCCCACACCGGAATCCACCTGCTCGTGATGTGAAAACGGACATCGAAGTTCACAATGAGTTTCATATCATCAGTGCCTACAATGGAGATACATTCTTTTGGGGTGTTACTCCGAAGGCGGGAGCTTTAATCGAGTTCTGGTTTGCTAAACCAACAGACGTTATAGG atACACGTTCCGCACCGGCAACGGTCTGCATCCGACTGACATATTGAAGGACGGTGTAGTTGAAATCTACCCTCACTACCAACGACAGTTTATAACGATTAACGCTTTCGACGAATTCGGTCTTGCTGAGGGCGCGATTAAACCTGAATATGGCCCCCTCGACGCAATCCGTATCCGTGTTACCAAGACTTTGACTCGATGGCTGGTTCTTAGCGAG ATTGACCTCAAGACGGCTAACAAGACAGTTGAGGATTGA